One part of the Coturnix japonica isolate 7356 chromosome 22, Coturnix japonica 2.1, whole genome shotgun sequence genome encodes these proteins:
- the MOB1A gene encoding MOB kinase activator 1A isoform X1: MAKSNGGSRSSKTFKPKKNIPEGSHQYELLKHAEATLGSGNLRQAVMLPEGEDLNEWVAVNTVDFFNQINMLYGTITEFCTEASCPVMSAGPRYEYHWADGTNIKKPIKCSAPKYIDYLMTWVQDQLDDETLFPSKIGVPFPKNFMSVAKTILKRLFRVYAHIYHQHFDSVMRLQEEAHLNTSFKHFIFFVQVRCRTAAQLPLPGLFVPICL, from the exons ATGGCAAAGAGCAATGG tggGAGTCGATCTTCGAAAACATTCAAACCCAAGAAGAATATTCCAGAGGGATCCCATCAGTATGAGCTGCTTAAACATGCCGAGGCCACGCTTGGAAGTGGTAACCTCAGGCAAGCTGTTATGCTTCCAGAGGGTGAAGACTTAAATGAATGGGTTGCAGTTAACA CTGTGGATTTCTTCAACCAAATCAATATGCTCTATGGGACCATCACGGAGTTTTGCACAGAGGCGAGCTGCCCAGTCATGTCTGCGGGACCTAG ATACGAGTACCACTGGGCAGACGGGACAAACATAAAGAAACCAATTAAGTGCTCTGCGCCAAAGTACATTGATTACCTGATGACTTGGGTCCAGGATCAGCTGGATGATGAAACCCTCTTCCCATCAAAGATCG GCGTCCCTTTTCCCAAGAACTTCATGTCTGTGGCCAAGACCATCCTGAAGCGACTCTTCCGTGTCTACGCCCACATTTACCACCAGCACTTCGACTCCGTCatgaggctgcaggaggaggcacATCTTAACACGTCCTTCAAGCACTTTATATTTTTTGTGCAGGTGAGGTGCAGaacagctgctcagctgcctcTCCCAGGGCTATTTGTTCCCATTTGCCTTTAA
- the MTHFD2 gene encoding bifunctional methylenetetrahydrofolate dehydrogenase/cyclohydrolase, mitochondrial: MAAPLCPLRTLGRVTLRPRSRRLHLSAPRDDAVVISGRKLARQIRQEARHEVEQWVAAGNKRPHLSVVLVGENPASHSYVLNKTKAAADVGISSETILKPASITEEELLDLISKLNNDANVDGLLVQLPLPEHIDERKICNAVTPDKDVDGFHVINVGRMCLDQYSMLPATPWGVWEIIKRTGIPTLGKNVVVAGRSKNVGMPIAMLLHTDGRHERPGGDATVTISHRYTPKEQLKQHTIRADIVVAAAGIPNLITADMIKEGAAVIDVGITRVQDPITAKSRLVGDVDFEGVKKKASYITPVPGGVGPMTVAMLMKNTIIAAKKLLKPKALEALTA, encoded by the exons ATGGCCGCCCCGCTCTGCCCGCTCCGCACCCTCGGCCGGGTCACGCTCCGTCCCCGCAGCCGCCGCCTGCACCTCAGCGCACCCAG AGATGATGCAGTTGTGATTTCTGGAAGGAAGCTGGCCCGGCAGATCAGACAAGAAGCCCGTCATGAAGTTGAACAGTGGGTAGCAGCTGGGAACAAGAGACCTCACCTCAGCGTGGTTCTGGTTGGGGAAAATCCTGCAAGTCACTCGTATGTGCTCAACAAAACCAAAGCGGCTGCTGATGTTG GAATCAGCAGTGAAACAATCCTGAAGCCAGCTTCAATTACTGAGGAGGAGCTACTGGATTTGATCAGCAAACTAAATAACGACGCCAACGTGGACGGCCTGTTAGTGCAGCTTCCTTTACCTG aacaCATTGATGAGCGGAAGATTTGCAATGCTGTGACTCCAGACAAAGACGTTGATGGCTTTCATGTAATAAATGTGGGACGCATGTGCCTTGACCAGTACTCCATGCTTCCAGCCACTCCATGGGGAGTGTGGGAGATCATAAAGAGAACGG GCATACCAACACTGGGGAAGAACGTGGTGGTGGCTGGCCGGTCAAAGAACGTGGGGATGCCCATTGCCATGTTGCTGCACACAGATGGCAGGCATGAGCGGCCAGGAG GTGATGCCACGGTAACAATATCACACCGCTACACTCCCAAAGAGCAGCTGAAACAACACACGATCCGTGCTGACATCGTGGTAGCAGCAGCAG GTATTCCTAATCTGATCACAGCTGACATGATCAAAGAAGGAGCTGCAGTTATCGATGTGGGGATAACCAGAGTGCAGGATCCTATCACTGCCAAATCAAGGCTGGTTGGGGACGTGGATtttgaag GGGTGAAGAAGAAAGCCAGTTACATCACTCCTGTCCCTGGGGGAGTTGGGCCCATGACAGTTGCCATGCTGATGAAGAACACCATCATAGCTGCCAAGAAGCTGTTGAAGCCCAAAGCACTGGAAGCCTTAACTGCTTAA